TCGCTATGTGGATCGCCCCGACGCCCTGACGCGCCAGACCGATACGCGCACCATCGGTCTGGGCACGGTGTTCGACGGCTATCTCGGCGATTGGCGCTGGACCGCGACGGGCGACTACAATCGCGTCGTGACCGACACCTCGACCGGCCGCGGCCTGGATGCGACTGCCCTGCAGGCGGCGGTTACGTCGAACGACCCGTCCGTCAATCCGTTCGGCGACATCGGCGGCCGGGTGAGCGAGCGGGCCCGCGACACGGCCCGGTCGACCGCCCAGACGGCGACCGGCGAACTGGTGCTGAACGGCCGCCCGTTCGAACTGCCGGCCGGCGAGGTGACGTCGACCTTCAAGGTCGGCGCCGGCTATCAGTCCCTGGATTCCGAAAGCGTGCGCGGCGGCGTGGCCGTCGATCGGTCGCAATCGCGCAACTCGGGCAGCGTCCAGGCCAACTTCGACCTGCCGATCTCGAACGTCGAACGCGGCGTCCTGCCCAGGATCGGCGACCTGTCGGCCAATCTGAACCTAGCTTATCAGGACCTATCCGATTTCGGCGGCGTGTCGTCGATAGGGGCGGGTCTGAACTGGTCGCCGGTCGAACGGCTGTCTTTGTCGGCCAACTATTCGGACGAGGGCAAGGCCCCGACCGTCCAGCAATTGAACGATCCCACCGTCGCCACCCCCAATACGCCGGTGTTCGACTTCAACACCAACCGGACGGTCGAGATCACCCAGATCACCGGCGGCGATCCCAATCTGAAGGCCGAGGATCGGCGCATCCTGAAGCTGGGCGTCAACTGGCAGCCGGTGTCGGACAAGGATCTCCGACTGAACCTGGCCTATACCCGCACCGAGGCGGACAATGAGATCGCCAGCTTCCCCGCCATCACTCCCGATCTGGAAGCCGCATTGCCGGATCGGTTCGTGCGCGATGCGGACGGCGATCTGCTGTCCATCGACGCCCGCCCGCTGAACTTCTTCAAGCGCGAGCAGCAGGACGTTCAATGGGGCTTCAACTTCTCGCGCCCGTTCGGCAAGCCGGACCCGTCGATGGCGGGTCGTGGACCCGGCGGCCCTCCCGGCGGACCCGGCATGATGGGCCCCGGTCCTGGCGGACCGCGCGGACCGGGCGGCCCTCCGGGGCGGATGCGCGGCGCGCGCGGGCCGGGCATGCAGCCCGGGCAGGGGATGTTCAACCTGTCGCTGACCCACACCTGGCGCGTTCAGGACGAGGTGACGATCCGCGATGGTCTGGCGCCGCTGGACCTGCTGAACGGCGATTCCATCTCGGGATCGGGCGGTCAGTCCCGTCATGAGGTTCAACTGCAGACGGGTCTGTTCAAGAACGGACTGGGCGCCTTCGTCAACGCCAACTGGCGCTCGGGCACGACGGTCAAGGGCGATGCGCTGGGGTCGCCAGATCTGGACTTCTCGGGGCGCACCACCGTCAATCTGTTCGCCTTCGCCGACCTGACCCAGCGCAAGGCCTGGGTGGAGCGTTTCCCGATCCTGAAGGGCGCGCGCATCGGCTTCGGCGTGCAGAACATCTTCGACGACCGGATTTCCGTGACCAGCAGCGATGGTGCGACCCCGATCAACTATCAGTCGGACTATCTGGACCCGCAGGGCCGCGTCTTCCGCATCAATCTGCGCAAGATCCTGTTCTGACCCACGCGCGGGTCGCCTCAGGGCCAGACGACGGCGACCGCGATCATGACGGCGGCGGCGCCGAAGGTCAGGGCGAAGAAGACGCGATCGGACATGGTCCCTTGGTTACGCCTCCGCGCGGCGCGCGACAAGCACGCGCCCCGTCGGCGAACCTTGACCGATTTCTGACGGCGGCCTACCCCGCACGAGACCGTCTGCCTGTCAGACCGACGCCCAAGGACCGACCAAGATGCCGCGCCTGATCCTTCTCCGCCACGGCCAGAGCCAATGGAACCTCGAAAACCGCTTCACCGGCTGGGTCGATGTCGACCTGACGGCGGAGGGCGAGGCCCAGGCGCGTCGCGGCGGCGAACTGATCGCCCAGGCCGGTTTCAAGCCGGCCGTCATGTTCACCTCGGTCCTGACGCGCGCCAAACGCACCGGCGCCCTGGCCCTGCAGTCGGCGGGACTGACGGATGTGCCGGTGATCGAGGACTGGCGCCTGAACGAGCGTCACTATGGCGGCCTGACGGGGCTCAACAAGGCCGAGACCGCCCAGAAGCATGGCGAGGATCAGGTCAGGGTCTGGCGCCGCAGCTATGACGTGCCGCCGCCGCCGCTGGCCCCCGGCGGCGAGTTCGATTTCAACGCCGATCCCCGCTATGCTGGCAAGGCCATCCCGGACACCGAAAGCCTGAAGACGACGCTGGACCGGGTGAAACCCTATTGGGACGCCGAGATCGCACCCCGCCTGAAGGCAGGCGAGGACGTGCTGATCGCCGCCCATGGCAATTCCCTGCGCGCCATCGTCAAACTGCTGTTCGGCGTGCCGGACGACCAGATCGTCGGCGTCGAAATCCCGACCGGAAATCCGCTGGAGATCGACCTGGACGCCGCCTTGAAGCCCGTGAGCGCGCGTTATCTGGACGCCGACCGGGCCGAAGCCCTGCCCGAGGCGGCATGAGCTGGACCGACGCCGACCGGGGCTTCATGGCCCAGGCCATCGCCCTGGCGACCGGCCGCATGGGCGAGACCTGGCCCAATCCGGCCGTCGGCTGCGTCATCGTCAAGGACGGCCGTGTGATCGCCCAGGCCGCCACGGCGCCGGGTGGGCGCCCTCATGCCGAGGAGCAGGCCGTGCCTGCCGGGGGCACCGAGGTTGCGGGATCGACCGTCTATGTCACGCTGGAGCCGTGCGGCGCCCGGTCCTCGGGCCGCAAGTCCTGCGCCCATTTCCTGACCGAGGCGGGCGTCGCGCGGGTCGTCATCGCCTGTCTCGACCCCTCGCCCTTCGCCGCCGGGCGCGGCACCGAGCGGCTGCGCGCGCAGGGCCTGACGGTAGAGACCGGCTTGATGTGCAAAGAGGGCGAGGCCCTGTGCGAAGGCTTCCTGCATCGTCTGGAGACCGGCCGCCCCATGGTGCGGATCAGCGCGGACGGGGCCGGCTTCGACGGCCGTTTCGTCGCCTCGCCCAAGGCCGATCTGGTGACGGAGCTGAAGCGGCTGGGCGAAGCGGGCTACACCCGCCTGTGGACCGGCCCGGGCGAACTGGCCGACGTCCTGGCCGAACAGGGCCTGTTGACGGTCTGAACGGCGTCTGACGCGCTGGACGACGCCGTTCAAGGCTTCTTAAGCGACCGGCCTTAGGGTGATCCGATGGCCCAGGCTGCGGAACCCTTGGTGAGACGACGTCTGACGCAGGCGGAACTGGACGGGGTCTGCACCCGCCATGACAGGCTGTTCCAGGCCCGCCCTGGCGGCGCCCGCGCGGTCTTCGCCTGGATGGACCTGTCGGGCCTCAGCCTGAAGGGCCGCAATCTGGCCGACGCCGATTTCGCCGCCGCCTGTCTGGAGGGCTGCGACCTGACGGGCGCCAAGCTGGACAACGCCAACTTCTTCGGCGCGGACATGCAGGACGCCATCCTGGCCGAGGCCAGCCTGCGGCGCGCCGATCTGCGCGGCGCCTGTCTGCGCGGCGCCGATCTGTCCGGCGCCGACATGTTCGAGGCGGACCTGCGCGAAGGCACGATCGCCGCCGCCGACGCCAAACTGGGCTTCAAGGTCATCGAGCCGCGTCATCGCGACGAGACGGAGGCCAGCGGCGCCTGTCTGGCCGGCGCCAATCTCCAGCGCTCCAAGATGTCGGGCGTCATCGCGATGAAGGCCGATTTCTCGGGCGCTGTGATGAAGGATTGCAAGCTGGTGCGGGCCAATCTGAAACAGGCCGACTTCCGCGGCGCGGACCTGGCCGGAGCCGACCTGTCGGGGGCGGACCTGTCCGGCGCGGATCTGCGCGACGCCATTCTGGTCGGGTGCAAGACCACTCTGTGGCGCGCCGACGGGGCGGACATGCAGGGCGCGCTGACGGACAAGAGGTCGGCCTGCGAGTCCGTGGATCGGATGCCCGCGGCCGAAATGCTGCGCGAACACGCCCGTTGGTGCGAGACGGGCGGGGCCGAGGGCCAGCCTTCCGTCTTCGACGGCGTCGATCTGCGCCCGCTGAAATCCATCACCGGACTGAACCTGACGGCCCTGTCGGCCAAAGGGGCGGTTTTCTACGGCCTGGACATGGAGGGGGTCCAGTTGCAGGGCGCCCAGCTGGAAAACGCCGACCTCAGGTCCGCCAGACTGCGTCGCGCCGATCTGCGCGGGGCGCGTCTGATGGGCGCGCGGCTGAACGGAGCGGACCTGCGCGAGGCGCAGTTGGGGCCGTTGCTGATCGCGGCGGACCGGCTGATGCCCGCCGACCTGACCGGGGCCGTGCTGCGCGGCGCGGACCTGTCTGGCGCCGATCTGAAACGCGCGGTGCTGGCCGGCGCGGACCTGGGCCGGGCGATCCTGCATGGCGCCCAGACCCGTCAGATCGATCTGACCGAGGCCAATCTGACGGGCGTGCGCGGCCTGATCGTCGACGACCAGACCGCCTGACCTCGGCTTAGGCCAATGCCTTGAGCTGATCGACCAGATCGGTCTTTTCCCAGCTGAAACCGCCGTCCGCGTCCGGTTCGCGGCCGAAATGGCCGTAGGCGGTGGTGCGGGCGTAGATCGGCTTGTTCAGTTGCAGATGCTGGCGAATGGCCCGCGGCGTGGCGCCGCCGATCAGGTCCAGGATCTTGTCTTCCAGCACCGCTTCGGAAATCTTGCCGGTGCCGTGCAGGTCGATGTGGATCGACTGGGGCTTGGCGACCCCGATGGCGTAGGAGATCTGGATGGTGCAGCGGTCGGCCAGCCCTGCGGCGACGACGTTCTTGGCCAGATAGCGGCACGCGTAGGCGGCCGAACGGTCCACCTTGGTCGGGTCCTTGCCCGAGAAGGCGCCGCCCCCATGGGGCGCCGCGCCGCCATAAGTGTCGACGATGATCTTGCGTCCGGTCAGCCCGGCGTCGCCGTCAGGGCCGCCGATCTCGAAGATGCCGGTCGGGTTGATGTGCCAGACGGTGTTCTCGTCGGTGAA
Above is a genomic segment from Candidatus Brevundimonas colombiensis containing:
- a CDS encoding TonB-dependent receptor; the encoded protein is MTQTALLLLALAPAAAVQPAAAEPAAGQAILPQAATPPSQQDAATVVLPDVEVTAARRGVALGGQEPIVSYDTAQIQAFGATNIGELVTLLEAQTRSARGGSPVFLVNGRRISGFREIRGIPPEAIDRFDILPEETALSYGYSANQRVVNIVLKADFKSLTASVNVSRPEQGGRTTTASENNVLRIAGSDRWSLDINGTTSNTLFETERNIDRTTSGVLFDGRGNVTGLKGVPRAGQVDPANTGIDPALSVLAGSTVYMAGVPASGESGAPSLSDFVSTAGVASAGDLNAYRTLLPQTDQASIAGTYKHDLNDKVGLTLSGSIEDASSFSYLGLPGVTLTLPSANPFSPFGDDVLLYRYVDRPDALTRQTDTRTIGLGTVFDGYLGDWRWTATGDYNRVVTDTSTGRGLDATALQAAVTSNDPSVNPFGDIGGRVSERARDTARSTAQTATGELVLNGRPFELPAGEVTSTFKVGAGYQSLDSESVRGGVAVDRSQSRNSGSVQANFDLPISNVERGVLPRIGDLSANLNLAYQDLSDFGGVSSIGAGLNWSPVERLSLSANYSDEGKAPTVQQLNDPTVATPNTPVFDFNTNRTVEITQITGGDPNLKAEDRRILKLGVNWQPVSDKDLRLNLAYTRTEADNEIASFPAITPDLEAALPDRFVRDADGDLLSIDARPLNFFKREQQDVQWGFNFSRPFGKPDPSMAGRGPGGPPGGPGMMGPGPGGPRGPGGPPGRMRGARGPGMQPGQGMFNLSLTHTWRVQDEVTIRDGLAPLDLLNGDSISGSGGQSRHEVQLQTGLFKNGLGAFVNANWRSGTTVKGDALGSPDLDFSGRTTVNLFAFADLTQRKAWVERFPILKGARIGFGVQNIFDDRISVTSSDGATPINYQSDYLDPQGRVFRINLRKILF
- the gpmA gene encoding 2,3-diphosphoglycerate-dependent phosphoglycerate mutase; translated protein: MPRLILLRHGQSQWNLENRFTGWVDVDLTAEGEAQARRGGELIAQAGFKPAVMFTSVLTRAKRTGALALQSAGLTDVPVIEDWRLNERHYGGLTGLNKAETAQKHGEDQVRVWRRSYDVPPPPLAPGGEFDFNADPRYAGKAIPDTESLKTTLDRVKPYWDAEIAPRLKAGEDVLIAAHGNSLRAIVKLLFGVPDDQIVGVEIPTGNPLEIDLDAALKPVSARYLDADRAEALPEAA
- a CDS encoding bifunctional diaminohydroxyphosphoribosylaminopyrimidine deaminase/5-amino-6-(5-phosphoribosylamino)uracil reductase RibD, translating into MSWTDADRGFMAQAIALATGRMGETWPNPAVGCVIVKDGRVIAQAATAPGGRPHAEEQAVPAGGTEVAGSTVYVTLEPCGARSSGRKSCAHFLTEAGVARVVIACLDPSPFAAGRGTERLRAQGLTVETGLMCKEGEALCEGFLHRLETGRPMVRISADGAGFDGRFVASPKADLVTELKRLGEAGYTRLWTGPGELADVLAEQGLLTV
- a CDS encoding pentapeptide repeat-containing protein, with amino-acid sequence MAQAAEPLVRRRLTQAELDGVCTRHDRLFQARPGGARAVFAWMDLSGLSLKGRNLADADFAAACLEGCDLTGAKLDNANFFGADMQDAILAEASLRRADLRGACLRGADLSGADMFEADLREGTIAAADAKLGFKVIEPRHRDETEASGACLAGANLQRSKMSGVIAMKADFSGAVMKDCKLVRANLKQADFRGADLAGADLSGADLSGADLRDAILVGCKTTLWRADGADMQGALTDKRSACESVDRMPAAEMLREHARWCETGGAEGQPSVFDGVDLRPLKSITGLNLTALSAKGAVFYGLDMEGVQLQGAQLENADLRSARLRRADLRGARLMGARLNGADLREAQLGPLLIAADRLMPADLTGAVLRGADLSGADLKRAVLAGADLGRAILHGAQTRQIDLTEANLTGVRGLIVDDQTA